Proteins encoded together in one Ammospiza caudacuta isolate bAmmCau1 chromosome 27, bAmmCau1.pri, whole genome shotgun sequence window:
- the LOC131568682 gene encoding keratin, type I cytoskeletal 14 isoform X3 — MSTSVRQYSSSTSLKGFGSLGGGSSRVSSVRVGAGGYRAPSVHGGSGSYSVSSRVVPGLGSAFGGSYCSSAGGALGGGFGGAYGAGFGAGFAGGFGGFGGGDGILPAGEKETMQNLNDRLANYLDKVRALEEANTDLEVKIREWYKKQAPGPDRDYSPYYRTIEELRNKVLAATVDNSNLLLQIDNARLTADDFRTKFESEQALRMSVEADINGLRRVLDELTLSRADLEMQIENLKEELAYLKKNHEEEMTALRGQVGGEISVEMDAAPGIDLTKILAEMREQYESLAEKNRRDAEQWFFSKTEELNREVAINTEQLQSGKTEITELRRTIQSLEIDLQSQLSTKAALEGTLADTEARYGTQLAQLQMLITGVEEQLAELRCDMERQNHEYRVLLDVKCRLEQEIATYRRLLEGEDAHMSSHYISQPVKEGPVTTRQIRTIFEEVQDGKVISSREQITQAAH; from the exons atGAGCACCTCTGTCCGCCAATACTCGTCCTCCACGTCCCTCAAGGGCTTCGGCAGCCTGGGGGGAGGCTCCAGCAGGGTCTCCTCCGTGCGTGTCGGGGCCGGGGGGTACCGGGCCCCCAGCGTGCACGGCGGCTCCGGCAGCTACTCCGTGTCCTCCCGCGTGGTCCCGGGGCTCGGCAGCGCCTTTGGGGGCAGCTACTGCAGCAGCGCAGGAGGGGCCCTGGGCGGCGGCTTTGGGGGCGCCTATGGGGCCGGCTTTGGGGCCGGCTTTGCGGGGGGATTTGGAGGCTTTGGGGGCGGCGATGGCATCCTGCCGGCGGGGGAGAAGGAGACCATGCAGAACCTCAACGACCGCCTGGCCAATTACCTGGACAAGGTGCGAGCCCTGGAGGAGGCCAACACCGACCTGGAGGTGAAGATCAGGGAGTGGTACAAGAAGCAGGCGCCTGGTCCTGACCGTGACTACAGCCCCTACTACAGGACTATCGAGGAGCTCAGGAACAAG GTGTTGGCGGCCACAGTGGACAATTCCAACCTCCTGCTGCAGATTGACAATGCCAGGCTGACAGCAGATGACTTCAGGACTAA GTTTGAGTCGGAGCAGGCTCTGCGCATGAGTGTTGAGGCCGACATCAACGGCCTGCGCCGGGTGCTGGACGAGCTGACCCTGTCCAGAGCTGACCTGGAGATGCAGATTGAGAACCTGAAGGAGGAGCTGGCTTATCTGAAGAAGAACCACGAGGAG GAAATGACTGCCCTGCGTGGGCAGGTGGGTGGGGAGATCAGCGTGGAGATGGACGCTGCTCCTGGCATCGACCTGACCAAGATCCTGGCGGAGATGCGGGAGCAGTACGAGAGCCTGGCGGAGAAGAACCGCAGGGACGCCGAGCAGTGGTTCTTCAGCAag ACAGAAGAGCTGAACCGGGAGGTGGCCATCAACacggagcagctgcagagcggCAAGACGGAGATCACGGAGCTGCGGCGCACGATCCAGAGCCTGGAGATCGACCTGCAGTCGCAGCTCAGCACG AAAGCGGCGCTGGAGGGCACCCTGGCCGACACCGAGGCGCGCTACGGCACCCAGCTGGCCCAGCTGCAGATGCTGATCACGGGCGTGGAGGAGCAGCTGGCCGAGCTGCGCTGCGACATGGAGCGCCAGAACCACGAGTACAGGGTCCTGCTGGACGTCAAGTGCCGCCTGGAGCAGGAGATCGCCACGTACCGCCGGCTGCTGGAGGGAGAGGACGCCCA CATGTCTTCCCACTACATCTCGCAGCCTGTGAAAGAAG GACCAGTAACCACCCGCCAGATCCGCACCATCTTCGAGGAGGTCCAGGATGGGAAGGTGATCTCCTCCCGGGAGCAGATCACCCAGGCTGCCCACTGA
- the LOC131568682 gene encoding keratin, type I cytoskeletal 14 isoform X1 — protein MSTSVRQYSSSTSLKGFGSLGGGSSRVSSVRVGAGGYRAPSVHGGSGSYSVSSRVVPGLGSAFGGSYCSSAGGALGGGFGGAYGAGFGAGFAGGFGGFGGGDGILPAGEKETMQNLNDRLANYLDKVRALEEANTDLEVKIREWYKKQAPGPDRDYSPYYRTIEELRNKVLAATVDNSNLLLQIDNARLTADDFRTKFESEQALRMSVEADINGLRRVLDELTLSRADLEMQIENLKEELAYLKKNHEEEMTALRGQVGGEISVEMDAAPGIDLTKILAEMREQYESLAEKNRRDAEQWFFSKTEELNREVAINTEQLQSGKTEITELRRTIQSLEIDLQSQLSTKAALEGTLADTEARYGTQLAQLQMLITGVEEQLAELRCDMERQNHEYRVLLDVKCRLEQEIATYRRLLEGEDAHISSQYSSAMSSHSGRDVVTSSRQVRTIVEEVQDGKVVSSREQVALTTR, from the exons atGAGCACCTCTGTCCGCCAATACTCGTCCTCCACGTCCCTCAAGGGCTTCGGCAGCCTGGGGGGAGGCTCCAGCAGGGTCTCCTCCGTGCGTGTCGGGGCCGGGGGGTACCGGGCCCCCAGCGTGCACGGCGGCTCCGGCAGCTACTCCGTGTCCTCCCGCGTGGTCCCGGGGCTCGGCAGCGCCTTTGGGGGCAGCTACTGCAGCAGCGCAGGAGGGGCCCTGGGCGGCGGCTTTGGGGGCGCCTATGGGGCCGGCTTTGGGGCCGGCTTTGCGGGGGGATTTGGAGGCTTTGGGGGCGGCGATGGCATCCTGCCGGCGGGGGAGAAGGAGACCATGCAGAACCTCAACGACCGCCTGGCCAATTACCTGGACAAGGTGCGAGCCCTGGAGGAGGCCAACACCGACCTGGAGGTGAAGATCAGGGAGTGGTACAAGAAGCAGGCGCCTGGTCCTGACCGTGACTACAGCCCCTACTACAGGACTATCGAGGAGCTCAGGAACAAG GTGTTGGCGGCCACAGTGGACAATTCCAACCTCCTGCTGCAGATTGACAATGCCAGGCTGACAGCAGATGACTTCAGGACTAA GTTTGAGTCGGAGCAGGCTCTGCGCATGAGTGTTGAGGCCGACATCAACGGCCTGCGCCGGGTGCTGGACGAGCTGACCCTGTCCAGAGCTGACCTGGAGATGCAGATTGAGAACCTGAAGGAGGAGCTGGCTTATCTGAAGAAGAACCACGAGGAG GAAATGACTGCCCTGCGTGGGCAGGTGGGTGGGGAGATCAGCGTGGAGATGGACGCTGCTCCTGGCATCGACCTGACCAAGATCCTGGCGGAGATGCGGGAGCAGTACGAGAGCCTGGCGGAGAAGAACCGCAGGGACGCCGAGCAGTGGTTCTTCAGCAag ACAGAAGAGCTGAACCGGGAGGTGGCCATCAACacggagcagctgcagagcggCAAGACGGAGATCACGGAGCTGCGGCGCACGATCCAGAGCCTGGAGATCGACCTGCAGTCGCAGCTCAGCACG AAAGCGGCGCTGGAGGGCACCCTGGCCGACACCGAGGCGCGCTACGGCACCCAGCTGGCCCAGCTGCAGATGCTGATCACGGGCGTGGAGGAGCAGCTGGCCGAGCTGCGCTGCGACATGGAGCGCCAGAACCACGAGTACAGGGTCCTGCTGGACGTCAAGTGCCGCCTGGAGCAGGAGATCGCCACGTACCGCCGGCTGCTGGAGGGAGAGGACGCCCA CATCTCCTCCCAGTACTCCTCAGCCATGTCCTCACACTCTGGCAGAGACG TCGTGACATCGTCCCGCCAAGTGCGCACAATCGTGGAGGAGGTGCAGGACGGGAAGGTGGTGTCCTCCCGGGAGCAGGTGGCACTCACCACTCGCTAG
- the LOC131568682 gene encoding keratin, type I cytoskeletal 14 isoform X2: MSTSVRQYSSSTSLKGFGSLGGGSSRVSSVRVGAGGYRAPSVHGGSGSYSVSSRVVPGLGSAFGGSYCSSAGGALGGGFGGAYGAGFGAGFAGGFGGFGGGDGILPAGEKETMQNLNDRLANYLDKVRALEEANTDLEVKIREWYKKQAPGPDRDYSPYYRTIEELRNKILSATVENANIVLQIDNARLAADDFRTKFESEQALRMSVEADINGLRRVLDELTLSRADLEMQIENLKEELAYLKKNHEEEMTALRGQVGGEISVEMDAAPGIDLTKILAEMREQYESLAEKNRRDAEQWFFSKTEELNREVAINTEQLQSGKTEITELRRTIQSLEIDLQSQLSTKAALEGTLADTEARYGTQLAQLQMLITGVEEQLAELRCDMERQNHEYRVLLDVKCRLEQEIATYRRLLEGEDAHISSQYSSAMSSHSGRDVVTSSRQVRTIVEEVQDGKVVSSREQVALTTR, translated from the exons atGAGCACCTCTGTCCGCCAATACTCGTCCTCCACGTCCCTCAAGGGCTTCGGCAGCCTGGGGGGAGGCTCCAGCAGGGTCTCCTCCGTGCGTGTCGGGGCCGGGGGGTACCGGGCCCCCAGCGTGCACGGCGGCTCCGGCAGCTACTCCGTGTCCTCCCGCGTGGTCCCGGGGCTCGGCAGCGCCTTTGGGGGCAGCTACTGCAGCAGCGCAGGAGGGGCCCTGGGCGGCGGCTTTGGGGGCGCCTATGGGGCCGGCTTTGGGGCCGGCTTTGCGGGGGGATTTGGAGGCTTTGGGGGCGGCGATGGCATCCTGCCGGCGGGGGAGAAGGAGACCATGCAGAACCTCAACGACCGCCTGGCCAATTACCTGGACAAGGTGCGAGCCCTGGAGGAGGCCAACACCGACCTGGAGGTGAAGATCAGGGAGTGGTACAAGAAGCAGGCGCCTGGTCCTGACCGTGACTACAGCCCCTACTACAGGACTATCGAGGAGCTCAGGAACAAG ATTCTTTCTGCAACTGTTGAAAATGCCAACATCGTCCTGCAGATCGAcaatgccaggctggcagcagacGACTTCCGAACCAA GTTCGAGTCGGAGCAGGCTCTGCGCATGAGTGTTGAGGCCGACATCAATGGCCTGCGCCGGGTGCTGGACGAGCTGACCCTGTCCAGAGCTGACCTGGAGATGCAGATTGAGAACCTGAAGGAGGAGCTGGCTTATCTGAAGAAGAACCACGAAGAG GAAATGACTGCCCTGCGCGGGCAGGTGGGTGGGGAGATCAGCGTGGAGATGGACGCTGCTCCTGGCATCGACCTGACCAAGATCCTGGCGGAGATGCGGGAGCAGTACGAGAGCCTAGCGGAGAAGAACCGCAGGGACGCCGAGCAGTGGTTCTTCAGCAag ACAGAAGAGCTGAACCGGGAGGTGGCCATCAACacggagcagctgcagagcggCAAGACGGAGATCACGGAGCTGCGGCGCACGATCCAGAGCCTGGAGATCGACCTGCAGTCGCAGCTCAGCACG AAAGCGGCGCTGGAGGGCACCCTGGCCGACACCGAGGCGCGCTACGGCACCCAGCTGGCCCAGCTGCAGATGCTGATCACGGGCGtggaggagcagctggctgagctgcGCTGCGACATGGAGCGCCAGAACCACGAGTACAGGGTCCTGCTGGACGTCAAGTGCCGCCTGGAGCAGGAGATCGCCACGTACCGCCGGCTGCTGGAGGGAGAGGACGCCCA CATCTCCTCCCAGTACTCCTCAGCCATGTCCTCACACTCTGGCAGAGACG TCGTGACATCGTCCCGCCAAGTGCGCACAATCGTGGAGGAGGTGCAGGACGGGAAGGTGGTGTCCTCCCGGGAGCAGGTGGCACTCACCACTCGCTAG